AATTGCCGTTCAAAAACGGCTTGTCGCAGATGTAGAAGTAGGTGTACTGCTCAGTGGAGGACTGGACAGTAGTTTGATCGCTGCTATAGCAAAGAAATATCACAAGGGGCCATTTCCGCTCAAATCCTTCTGTGTAGGAGCTGAGGGCAGTGCGGACGTACGAAATGCACGAATCGTTGCTGAAGCACTCGGAACTGAGCATTATGAATACATTTACACTGAAGAGGAATTGATCGAGGCCGTATCTGATGTTATATACCATCTCGAATCATATGAACCCTCATTAGTAAGAAGTGCCATTCCCAATTATTTTGTATCGAAGCTCGCAGCCCAGCATGTGAAGGTCATACTGTCTGGTGAAGGAGCGGACGAACTGTTTGCTGGATACGCCTATATGGAAAAGTACCAGGAGACAGCGGATCTTAACCAGGAAATTATTCGGATCTTAAATACGCTTCACCATGTCAACCTGCAGCGTGCGGATCGAATGAGCATGGCGCATTCCCTTGAATTGCGTGTTCCTTTCCTTGATCTGGACGTCGTGGAGAACGCATTGAAGATTCCAGCTGGATTAAAGATTCACAAAGAGGAGCGCATGGAAAAATGGCTCTTAAGAAAATCTTTTGACGGAGAACTTCCTGATGAGGTCCTCTGGAGGAAGAAGGCGGAATTCTCTGAAGGAAGCGGAGCGCTGGATTTATTGGATCAGTATGCTGAGAAAAACATTTCGGATGATGAAATGCAGGCGCTTCAGTCTAAAGCCCCTATTGATATTCGTTCCAAACAGGAAGCTTTTTATTATAAAATTTTTACTCACCATTTTAAAGATCCGGCCATGCTTGAAACTGTCGGACGCTGGGCGACAGCCTAGTCTTATGAAACTGCCAGGGCTTTACAGCTCTGGCAGTTTTCTTTATGGTTGGAGCGTTAGAAATTCTCCCCGTTTCTTTTCTTCCCTGCAGAAATTGAATTATAATTAAGGAAATCGATCTTTTTTTCGATTTTTTTATCAGAAAAATCTGAATAATAAGTTCATATACTTGACTAAAGGAGGAATTTGATGGTACAGCTGGTCCCACGCGACCTTTGGAAAGCAAAAAAAAGAATTTCTTCACTCGCTTCCTATACACCGCTTTTGTACTCGGAGCCCTTATCACGACAGTTGGAATCCCATATTTATTTGAAGCTGGAGAATGACCAGCCAACAGGTGCGTTTAAACTGCGAGGAGCTGCAAACAAGATTTTATCCTTATCGGATAAAGAAAAAAAGCAAGGAATCGCTACTTTTTCAACAGGGAATCACGGGATTGCTGTAGCTTATGTTGGACAGCAGATGGGGATTAAAGCGACCGTATGTATTTCCAACCGCGTTCCTCAAGAAAAAGTGAACCGTTTGAAGCGGTTAGGAGCAGAAGTGAAAATTGTGGGCAGTAGTCAGGATGACGCAGAAGAATACTGTTATCAGCTGGAAAAAGAGCAGGGAATCAATATCATCAAACCTTTTGATGATTTAGAAATTATTGCCGGACAGGGAACAATTGGATTAGAGCTGATGGAGCAATGTCCGGACTTAGAGCAAGTGATTGTCCCTCTGTCAGGAGGAGGTCTGCTTTCAGGAGTCGGGTTCGCTTTAAAGAATATTGATCCCTCTATTCAAGTCACAGGCGTGTCTATGGAGCAATCCGCCGTTATGTATGAAAGCCTGAAGCAAGGCAGTCCTATCGTTATGCAGGAGGCAGAAACGCTGGCAGATAGTCTTCTAGGTGGTTTAGGACGGAGCAACCAATATACTTTTACAATGACAAGGGAGTATATGGATGAAGGGGTTCTAGTTCCAGAAACCTCGATTGCCCGCGGCATGTTAACACTAATGGATCTTCATAAGATGGTTGTTGAAGGAGCGGCGGCTGCTGGAATAGGATGGCTGCTGGAACAGAAATCATTAAGGAATCAGCATATCGCTGTAATTGTAAGCGGCAATAATGTCGATCACCAGACCATCGAGCAGGTGATTAAGACTAGTTAACCTATAGGGGTGAGAACATGGGGATCACAGTGGAGAGAATTTTGCAGCTGCCGGTCTTGGAAAAAGCCAAAATTCTGGCAGGAAAATCGATCAAAGATGAAAAAGCGGTAGAGTGGATATCGGTTATCGAAACTCCTGTAGAGAACTTTGTGCGGAGAAATGAGTTTGTTCTCAGTACAGGTATCGGCTGCGGAGACGACCCGATTTGCCTCGAAGAATACGTAAAAGATGTCATTCATTCCGGAGCGTCTGCTCTTGCGTTTGCGACAGGAAGATACATTTACAAAGTACCCGATCGGATTGAACAATTAGCTGAACAGAATGATCTGGTCGTCATTGAGATCCCTTGGGAAGTGAGGTTTGGTGATGTAATTCAGGAAGTACTGCGCGAAATAAGTAAAGAAAAAGAAGAAGAACAACAACAGGCGGAAGAACTGCGGCAGGAACTAATTAATTGTGTTCTCAATGGAAAAGGACTACAGGAAATTACGACGATTTTGTATGAAAACACAAAAATTCCTGTTGCCATCAGTGACCATAATAAAGTCATCCGGGCCAATCATCATTTTGATAAACGGTTAATTGATATTTTAAACGGAGAGGTGAACGGAGAGTATGAACTTGTTCCTCCAATCCCTTTTAGTGAACATCCTTTATATCATTATATTGAAAAATACCGCTTTAAAGAGGAAGAATGTTATCAATTAACCATTCTATCGAATTATAAAAAGCAAGGATATTTGTTGTTTAAACCTGCAGATGACCGGGAGTTAAGCTGGGTTGTGCTGAATATTCTCGAGCATGCGTTAACCGCATGCGCCCTTTATTTTGTCAAAGAAAATGCCATCGAGATGACGGAAATCCGCTTAAAGGATAATTTCTTACTTGATTTAGCTAAATCCGGAGTAGAGATCGATGACCATTTATTATCAAAAGCTCAATTGCTCGGCTATGATTTGAACCGTCCGTACATTTGTCTTGTCGGAAACATTCGATTTAAGAAAAAAGTGGATGCCCATATCGGTTCAGTGGACCACCCGGTGAAATCTTCTTCCATGCACAGCAGGAACTATTATATTCAAAAAGAAGTTACTCACGCAGGAGATGTGTTAAACCGTAGAACGATGACGACGTTTGAAAATGGGGAAGTGATTGTCTATTTAGAAGCTGATTCTCACCCCTATGCGGAAACGGCTAATCAGTTTTTAGACTTAGTAGAGCGGCGGTTGAATGAATTGCTGGCCGGGATTGTTATTTCCTGGGGAATATCTCTTCACAAAGAGGGAATTTACACTTTTTATCAAAGCTATGATGAAGCCGTAACCGCATTAAATATTGGGCGTCAGCAGCATGAAGAAGGGGAACGTACATTTTTCAGTGATACGAAGATGAACCGGCTGTTAATGCGGCTTTCTCATGATAAAGGGGTAGAAGGCATCGTGGAAGACACCCTGGCGCAGCTGATCGACTACGATCAAAGACGGCAGACGGACTTAATTCATACGTTTATTATTTATAATAAATACAACAGCAATGTCAGTCAGACCGCCCGTGCCCTTAATCTTCACCGGCAGTCTTTGCTGCACAGGCTGAGGAATATCGAACAATTAACAGGGCTGTCTCTCTTAAATGCGGATGATTTATTTCTGTTAGAGTTAAGCGTACGATTATGGATGCTGAAAAAAGTTAAGGAATGAGCGTCTCTCTGTTGGGAAACGCTCTTTTTTATTGATCAGGAATTTCTTCCACGACGGTTTCCCCAGCAGATACAATTTTCTGCAGAGCAATTTTCCATCGATCTAATTCCGGCTGGTAACTGATCGACTCTACTGCAAATGCTTCTTTGGCAGACTGGTTAAGGTCAAGCGCCTTCTTTAACGCTTCCTGCTGCGTCAAATCAGTTTCTTCATTCCTTGAGACATCTACCTTTTTCACCTTTCCTCCCTCTGCCTGTTCAGGATAAGATTCCTGCACAGGACCTTCCAGCCATACCTTAACCTTATACCCCTCCCATTCCTTCTCCGGAACTTGTGCCACCCAAACCGCTCTGGGATTGCTGTTTGATTTTGAACTTGGCGACTCCGTAATTAAAATCCTGTCTTCTTTTTGGTCGGTCACAAAACCAGTGATAGGAGTGGATTCTTCTTTCGCGTCAGTCTGACATCCTGCTAATAAAGTGATCATTCCAAATAAAATGGATAATCGATTCATCTTCATGCAAATTCCTCCCTGCCTGTCTATTTATTTAGTCGTTGAGAGTTTGAAATGGTTACAAAGTGACAGCTGGTGCCTTCTTTGTTAAGATGAAAATACCAAGTGAATAACCATGCAAAACTACTAGGGGGGCCTGAACGGGCTGAGAGGAAAGCAATGAAGCTTTCCGACTCTTACAAACCTGATCTGGTTAAGACCAGCGGAGGGAAGTAGTAAATCGACTTTTACGATATACGCTGCCTTTTCAAAACCAGATTCTTTTTGAATCTGGTTTTTTTTCGTCTTGTCCCTTAGAAAGGGAGGTAAATGACAATGAAAACCCGCACGTTAACTAGGATGGCTGTGCTGGCAGCTATCGGGACCCTTGGTTCTCAGTGGCTGTGGTTTCCAGCAGGTATTGCAAAAGCCTATCCTGTTCAGCACGCTGTTAATGTGATTGCGGCGGTTACACTTGGCCCGCTGCCGGCTGTCGGTATCGCATTTGTAATCGGAGTATTAAGGAATCTGTTGGGGATCGGTACTTTGCTTGCTTTCCCTGGGGCAATGATTGGAGCATTCCTTTCAGGCATTCTTTACCGGCTGTTTCAAAGGCCGATTTACAGCGCGCTTGGGGAAGTCATGGGCACAGGTTTAATCGGTTCTTTAGTATCTGTACCTTATGCCCACGTCCTTATGGGAAGCGCTGGAGGAGCTTTTGTTTTTCTCCCTTCCTTTTTAATCAGCAGCTTTACGGGAGCATTAATCGGCTGGTTTCTTGTCGTACGCATGAAGCCAAGTCGTGCGTTACCAACATTCTAATCTATTGGAAACTACTAGGGGCGCGATGATTCGCTGAGATAAGGCTGATCAAGCCTTTGTCCCTTACTACCTGATCTGGATTATGCCAGCGGAGGAAAGTAGTCATATCTCTCCAAATCTCTCCACTAGTAGCTTCCGAACTTTATGAAGGAGGCCATATTTGTGACATTTACAGAATTACTAAGAAAAGAAAATAATGATTTATTCGAAGCAATTTTTGATCATCCATTTGTTAGAGGGCTTGGCGAAGGGAATCTTCCTGCTGAGTCCATTGCCCATTATGTAAAAGCAGATTATGAATACTTGAATGCTTTCATGCAAATTTATGGAACAGCGATCTCCAAGTCTTCCGCCCGGGAGGATATCCTATTTTATAACGAACAAATTAATTTTGTCTTAAACAGCGAAATCCACCCTCACCGTAACCTTTGTGAGGTTATCGGAATTCGCTATGAAGACCTTCAAGGATACGCTCTGCCTCCTACAGCAGATCATTATGTGAAGCATATGCTTTATCATGCTCATTACGGAGACTTAAGTGAAATTTTAGCAGCTCAGCTTCCTTGTCCATGGACGTATTTGGAAATCGGTAAGCATCTGCGTGACCGCTTCCAGCCTGGCGAAGATCATCCTTTTTCCCCTTGGATTCACTTTTATGCAGATGGGGAAATGGAAGAGTTAACGGACCATTTGCGCAGCCGGCTGGATGAGTTAGCAGAAAACGTGTCTGAAGCTAAGGAAGCCAGGTTGAAAGATGCCTTCCGCAAGAGCTGCCAGTTAGAATGGGCCTTCTGGGATATGGCTTATAATTGTGAGCAATGGCCTTCCGAAAAGGTGGTGGTAAAATGAGAATTCCTTGTTCTTTAACGATTGCCGGTACTGATCCCAGCGGCGGGGCTGGGATACAAGCCGATTTAAAAACTTTTCAGGAAATAAAGAGTTACGGGATGTCCGTTATAACCTCTGTTGTTGCCCAAAACACGACAGGCGTACAAGCGGTACATCACCTGCCGGTTGAAATATTGAGAAATCAGCTTGAGTCCATCTCATCGGATATGCCCATTCACGCGTTTAAAACGGGGATGATCGCCAGTAAGGAAATGATGAAAGCTATTGCTGATTGGATCCCCGAAGTTTCCGCTCCTTATGTCATGGATCCGGTGATGGTTGCACAAAGTGGGGATCCGCTCATTGAGGAGGAGTCGAGAACGTGGTTGAGAGACCAGTTGCTTCCTTTTGCCTCAGTCGTAACCCCAAACATTCCAGAAGCAGAGGATTTGCTTGGGAAAAAAATTGAAACGACCGAAGATATGCAAATCGCGGCTGAAGAAATTGTGACGAAGCTGGGAGCCGGTGCTTCTCTTGTTAAAGGGGGCCATTTAAACGGGAAAGCGGTCGATTTCCTATTTGACGGCGATAAGATTCATTCCTTTTCAGCAGAAAGAATAGAGACAAAAAACCTTCATGGAACCGGCTGTACGTATTCTGCAGCGATTACCGCTTATTTAAGCCAAGACTGTGATCTTGTTCAGGCGGTTGATCAATCGAAACACTTTGTTACTGCAGCTATCCGCTCTTCCTTTAATATTGGTTCAGGAAGCGGACCAACTAATCATTGGGCTATTCGTGAGGAGGCAGGTCATAAATGAATGAGATTGTACAGAAAGTAAGAGCGCAGGAACCTTTGATTCATAACTTAACAAATGCAGTAGTGATGAATTTTAGCGCAAATGGGCTGCTTGCTTTTGGAGCTTCCCCGATTATGGCAAATGCTAAAGAAGATGCAGCAGATGTGGCAAAGCTTTCAAATGGGGTGCTTATCAATATCGGCACTTTGACTGAAGCCCAGCTTGAAGCCATGATAGAAGCTGGTAAGGCTGCAAATGAAGCAGGCATCCCGGTCGTGATTGATCCAGTTGGTGTAGCCGCAACCAATTTTAGAACCGAGGCTTTTCAAAGAATCGTAGAGCAGGTTCACCCCGATGTGATCAAGGGGAATGCAGGTGAGCTTGCTCATCTAGTCGGAATCGAGCTGGAAACCAAAGGTGTCGATGCAGTTGGCGAGGGGAACAGTCAGGAAATTGCCGGAAAAGTAGCCGTACACTTTCAAACGATAGCCGTCTTAACTGGAAAAGTCGACACGGTAAGTGATGGAAAGCAGACCCTTACGAATGAGACAGGCCATGCTTTGCTTTCTAAAGTGACAGGCGCGGGCTGCCTGCTCGGATCAATTATTACAGCCTGTCTCTCCGTTGAAGGAGAGAATTTAGAGAAGGCTTATGCCGCTGTGAAATATTACGGTATGGCAGCTGCGTATGCTGCTTCTCAAAGCGGTGTGAACGGACCTGGTACATTTCTTCCGCAATTTTTGGATGCGCTGACTATGGAACCGGATACTCTAGAGAAGGGACTAATGTAAATGGACCTTTCCTTGAGGCTTAGAAAGTATTTAGTCATGGGCAGCCAGGACTGTTCAAGAAATCCTGAAGAAATTTTACGAGAGGCGATTGCTGGCGGAATTACAGCTTTTCAATTCCGTGAAAAAGGCCCCCATTCGCTTCAAGGAGAAGAAAAAATAGAACTGGGGTTAAAGCTAAGGGCTCTCTGCCAAAAGCATGACGTATTGTTCATCGTGAATGATGACGTCGAATTAATCCATGCATTACAAGCGGATGGTATTCATGTAGGACAGGACGACCAGAGCGTGAACGACCTGCGGCCGAAATATCCGGATCTCATTATTGGGCTTTCTGTGTCCAATGATGAAGAAGTAGAAAAAAGTCCAGTTGAATTAGTCGACTATCTAGGGGCAGGGCCTGTGTTTCCAACTACGACCAAGCATGATGCAAGCCCGGTTGTCGGAACAAGCTGGCTGGAGAGCCTTAGAAGTTCTCATCCTCATCTTCCTCTTGTAGGAATAGGGGGCATCACTGTCGAAAACGCCCGTTTTGTAATAAATGCGGGAGCAGATGGTGTAGCCGTAGTATCAGCCATAACGAAAGCTGCAAATGTGAAAGAAGCTGTAGAGAATCTATGAAAAAGATGCGATCTAATCAAAGATCGCATCTTTAGATTGTCGAACTGTCAGACAGTTTTTTTGAGGCAAATACAAGTACAACTGAATTGGATTCGCCTTAGTATTGACTGGCATCAAGAAGCTTACTTTACTGTGTTTTTCATCCCTGTGGAAGTATCTCATGATAATAAGAGTTGGAACTTGCTTTTCTTTTGAATTCTAATTGCTTAAGCTTTTGAGATAAGAGGATGAAAGTTTCTATTTTGTAAAAAGGGAAGGGAAACGAGAGACTCTTATGGGAACAAAAAGACAGGGAAAGGCTCCGGAAGCCGCAGGCTGAGGAGACTTGCCGTCGCCCATGGAAAGCGAGCGTTTCCCTGACCCTTTTCTTCTTATCAATATTCAGAACCATTGGTGGTTTTATAATTTTCTTACCGTTCATTGGTCGTCTTTAGTTGGGATGCTTTTCATCATGTCCCAGCGCTCTATTGATTCAGGAGGAAGCGGGAATGGATTCGTCTGGTCCCAGCGTAGGAACGTCTAAATCGACCGTATCTGGATATTTTATCCCAGCTCCAGTGTTTAGAACCACTACCGATTCTCCTTTTTTAATCCAATCTTCCTCTCTTAATTTCCGGGCAGCAGCAAAGCAGGCGGCTCCTTCCGGGCATATAAACGTACCTTCTTTTTCAGCTGCCAGTTTTTGTTCTTGTAAAAGAGCGGAGTCATCCACTGAAACAGCACAGCCTTCTGTTTCGTAAACAGCATCCAGCACAAGAAAATCTCCAATTGCTTTAGGGACGTTGATGCCAAAAGCAACCGTCTCTGAGTTTTCCCAAAAGCTGGACTCACGTCTGCCTTCCTTCCATGCTTCGACAATCGGGGCACATCCTGAAGACTGAACGGCGACTAATCGGGGAAGCTTATCATTTTTCAGCCAGCCGAGCGCTTGAAGCTCCTTAAAGGCTTTATACACCCCAATCAGGCCGACTCCTCCCCCTGTAGGGTAGAGAAGGACATCTGGAAGCTCCCAATTTAATTGCTCTGCAATTTCAAGACCCATCGTTTTTTTTCCTTCAATCCGGTACGGCTCTTTGAGAGTGGATACATCATAGATTCCGCGTTCTTTTACAGCCTGGCTGACAATTTTTCCTGCATCACTGATCAGGCCGTCCACAAGAAACAAATCGGCCCCTGAAACTGCACATTCATTGCGGGTGATTTTAGGCGCGTCAATCGGCATGACGATCGTTGATTTAATATTTGCTCTTGCTGCATATAAAGACCACGCAGCTCCTGCATTTCCGTTTGTTGGCATAGCGATCTCCTCAACCCCAAGTTCCTTCGCTTTAGAAACGCCTACAGCAGCCCCTCTTGCTTTAAATGCCCCTGTTGGAATCACTCCTTCATCTTTCAAAAACAGCGGTTCAATTCCTATTTCCTTACTCAGTGAGGAGAGTCTAATCAATGGTGTCATCCCTTCACCGAGTGTAACTACGTGGGCTTTGTTTTGAACGGGAAGCAGCTCATGATAGCGCCATAAGTCAGGAGCTCTCGTAGTTAAATCTTCTTTTAACCAATCGGTTTTAAGAGAAGAAAGGTCGTAACCGACGAGCAAAGGAGATCCGCACGCTTCACACAAATGTTGTGGTTCATCACAAGAATAGACGATCGAGCACTTTGGACAGGACAAGTGAGATACATAGCTATACTTCATGTTCATCCCCTTAATTAAGTATATTTTCTTCCATCCTATCATACTCGGCTGCTGACTTGGGAAAGCCTGTTTCGCTGCGGACACGCTAATTTGTATAAAACGTCTCTTAAAAAATTCATACACTTTTTACATTACATTCATAAATTTCGTTGAATACAATGAAAGTACCATTATTTTAATATTCAGATAAATGGTAGGAGGGGGAATAACAATGGTGCTTCCTTTTGATATTTTAGAATATCATCAGCGACTTAAAGAGACCAAAGAGCGTATGGAGGAAAAAGGAATCGAAGTACTGCTCATCACAGATCCGGCAAACATGAATTACCTTTCCGGCTATGATGCCTGGTCTTTTTATGTACACCAGATGATGGTAATTATTGTCGATGAACCACAGCCACTTTGGATCGGAAGGTTTCAGGATGCCAATGGAGCCCGCGCCACCACTTGGATCTATGATGAAAATGTGATTGCTTACCCAGATTATTATGTTCATTCGACGACCTACCACCCGATGGATTTTATTGCGGAGATTCTTTCGCAAATAGGACAGGGGAACCGGAATATTGCGGTGGAAATGGACCACTATTATTTCACGGGCATGGCCTTGGAACGGTTAAAAAGAGGGCTGCCAAACGCCGCTTTTCACGATGGAACCCTGATCGTAAATCAAGTGAGAATTGTGAAATCAGACCAGGAAATTGAATATATGAGACGGGCTGCTAAAATAGCAGACCTCGCGATGGCCAAAGGTGTTCAAAGTATAAGCCCTGGAGTTCGCGAATGCGATACAGCGGCTGAAATTTATTATCACTTAGTAAAAGGAACCCCTGAACATGGGGGCGAGTACCCAGCGATTGTCCCTCTTTTACCAACTGGTGACCAGACGTCCATTCCCCACTTAACTTGGACAGAACGGCCTTTTGTGGAAGGGAATGCGGTCATTGTAGAGCTGGCAGGCTGCTACAAACGTTATCATGTGCCACTGGCACGAACCGTGTCTATCGGCCAACCTGGCGAAAAGCTGCAATATTTGGCTCCTGTTGTTTTAGAAGGAATCCAAAACGTTCTTACAGCTGCAAAGCCAGGGGTCACGTGCAGTGACTTAGAAGAAGTATGGCGCAAGAGTATTAAGAAATACGGTTTTGAAAAGGAATCGAGATTAGGCTATTCTGTCGGTTTAAATTACCCGCCGGACTGGGGTGAGCATACCGCGAGCATCCGCAAAGGAGATACCACAGTGTTAAAGCAGAATATGACTTTTCACCTGATTCCGGCTTTGTGGTTTGATACGGACGGCATAGAAATAAGCTCGACATTCAGGGTTACAGATAGAGGCTGCGAAAAATTTACTACCTATCCAGAGGAGTTAATCGTTCGCGACCATCTGGATTTAAGCGGACAAATCAGTTAAAGAGGAGGTGGCTGAGATGCACCTTTTTAACAGGGATCAAATTGAAAAAGTCGTGCAGTTAAATAAAGAAGTGATTCAAGTTATTGAGGATGCCTTTACAGCATTACAGACTAAATCTGTCCAAATGCCACCGATTATGAGAGTGGATGTCCCTGAGCATAACGGAGAGGTGGACATTAAATCCGCTTATATCAGCGGGTATGACAGCTTTGCCGTGAAGCTTTCCTCCGGATTTTTTAATAACCCGCAAAAGGGACTGCCAAGTGCAAATGGACTAATGATCCTTCTTAGCTCAGAAACAGGGATGCCTAAGGCTGTGCTTGCAGATAACGGGTTGCTGACGGATATTCGTACTGCTGCTGCTGGAGCTGTTGCCGCCAGACATTTGAGCAGGAAAGATAGTAAAACTGCGGGAGTCATTGGGGCAGGAGCCCAGGCCCGTTTACAGCTGGAAGCCCTCATGCAAGTGCGTTCCATTGAACGGGTGCTTGTGTTTGGAAGGAGACAGGAGCAGGCAGATGTCTATAAAGAGGATATGGAACGGAAGCTTGGGGTGGACGTGATCGTTTGCCGTTCACCTGAAACTGTGGTTACTGAAAGCGATATTGTGATGACCACTACACCGGCTAAAGAACCCATTA
This Halobacillus salinarum DNA region includes the following protein-coding sequences:
- a CDS encoding cyclodeaminase; translation: MHLFNRDQIEKVVQLNKEVIQVIEDAFTALQTKSVQMPPIMRVDVPEHNGEVDIKSAYISGYDSFAVKLSSGFFNNPQKGLPSANGLMILLSSETGMPKAVLADNGLLTDIRTAAAGAVAARHLSRKDSKTAGVIGAGAQARLQLEALMQVRSIERVLVFGRRQEQADVYKEDMERKLGVDVIVCRSPETVVTESDIVMTTTPAKEPIIKAEWMHPGLHITAMGSDAEHKQELEAKAVLSADLFTCDVKSQSLRLGEMRMVHENDKAIQQALELGEITSGQKQGRSNSEQITICDLTGTGVQDTAIARFAFELLDSKGGVYR
- a CDS encoding M24 family metallopeptidase, which gives rise to MVLPFDILEYHQRLKETKERMEEKGIEVLLITDPANMNYLSGYDAWSFYVHQMMVIIVDEPQPLWIGRFQDANGARATTWIYDENVIAYPDYYVHSTTYHPMDFIAEILSQIGQGNRNIAVEMDHYYFTGMALERLKRGLPNAAFHDGTLIVNQVRIVKSDQEIEYMRRAAKIADLAMAKGVQSISPGVRECDTAAEIYYHLVKGTPEHGGEYPAIVPLLPTGDQTSIPHLTWTERPFVEGNAVIVELAGCYKRYHVPLARTVSIGQPGEKLQYLAPVVLEGIQNVLTAAKPGVTCSDLEEVWRKSIKKYGFEKESRLGYSVGLNYPPDWGEHTASIRKGDTTVLKQNMTFHLIPALWFDTDGIEISSTFRVTDRGCEKFTTYPEELIVRDHLDLSGQIS